A DNA window from uncultured Methanoregula sp. contains the following coding sequences:
- a CDS encoding restriction endonuclease, producing MKFCPECGAKQEGSPKFCPECGTKFPPSPESPEVSSPVPSSSELVSSIPKSTPQPAINSHELGLRLEEVVESIYKADGYTTQSRQHMKGAVRGYNNEIDILATRGNEKIAIECKNFKSPVGISQVRDFSVKIQDLGPGWRGVFVGYSDFTEDASQFAESRNIETLDRDEVKEKWFALSVGRSGKRGEKISIEHGLPVNTGFIPATQLDLINAEKVVISDVKLIYHPYIRYPYHFNKVFLDPMKGKHTFDDRGTVVIDLLDNEILNSSEVRDVGGIAQALTQTFTTKGRQENARRKLILHEVLDNIPLSDITLTIGQDYRVTKLVVNFSKRDVNRIALEYVIDKNSRRVTYSVDSGSMFPETRNVDFIPEKKDIALDTGEVVYVPKWQIYFNAFGTVYTREVLACSGKTLEDTIAYCPNHFKIGVLEIRKKNSAVCEKCGSAFCDAHIRQCAVCKIQICENHSVICSSCKKAFCEEHISKICGICGELVCDECAHVCKICEKEVGKEHLVKCDSCGSDVCPNCVTISGLIKKKATCKKCK from the coding sequence ATGAAATTCTGCCCGGAATGCGGTGCCAAGCAGGAGGGCTCACCCAAATTCTGTCCGGAGTGCGGAACAAAATTTCCCCCGTCTCCTGAATCCCCTGAAGTATCCTCGCCCGTTCCTTCTTCATCCGAACTGGTGTCATCGATCCCGAAATCAACCCCGCAGCCTGCAATCAACAGTCACGAGCTGGGATTACGACTCGAAGAAGTTGTCGAATCGATCTACAAAGCTGACGGGTATACAACCCAGAGCCGCCAGCATATGAAGGGCGCGGTCCGTGGGTATAACAATGAGATTGATATCCTGGCAACCAGGGGAAACGAGAAGATTGCCATCGAATGCAAGAACTTCAAAAGCCCAGTCGGGATCTCGCAGGTCCGGGATTTTTCCGTAAAGATCCAGGATCTCGGCCCGGGGTGGCGGGGAGTCTTTGTCGGGTACAGTGATTTTACGGAAGACGCTTCGCAGTTTGCTGAAAGCAGGAACATCGAGACCCTTGACCGTGACGAAGTCAAGGAGAAATGGTTCGCGCTTTCTGTCGGTCGGTCGGGAAAACGGGGCGAAAAAATCTCAATCGAACATGGCCTCCCGGTGAACACCGGTTTTATCCCGGCAACACAGCTCGATCTCATTAATGCGGAAAAAGTTGTGATTTCTGATGTAAAATTGATCTATCACCCCTATATCCGCTACCCGTATCATTTCAATAAGGTCTTCCTTGACCCTATGAAGGGAAAACATACTTTTGACGACCGGGGAACGGTTGTTATTGATCTTCTTGACAACGAGATCCTTAATTCCTCCGAGGTTAGGGATGTCGGAGGGATTGCTCAGGCCCTGACCCAGACGTTTACTACCAAAGGAAGACAGGAAAATGCCCGGAGAAAACTTATCCTTCACGAAGTTCTTGATAATATTCCCTTAAGCGATATCACACTGACGATCGGCCAGGATTATCGTGTCACAAAGCTTGTGGTCAACTTTTCGAAGCGTGATGTAAACCGGATCGCTCTCGAATACGTGATTGATAAAAATTCCCGGCGGGTTACCTACTCTGTCGACTCAGGATCGATGTTCCCGGAGACCCGGAATGTCGATTTTATTCCGGAGAAAAAGGACATCGCACTCGACACCGGAGAAGTTGTCTACGTCCCGAAGTGGCAGATCTATTTCAACGCATTCGGGACGGTATATACCCGCGAGGTTCTCGCATGCTCCGGTAAAACACTGGAAGATACCATCGCTTATTGTCCCAACCATTTCAAGATTGGTGTCCTTGAGATTCGCAAGAAAAATTCTGCGGTTTGTGAAAAATGCGGATCCGCTTTCTGCGATGCACATATCCGGCAATGTGCGGTCTGTAAAATCCAGATCTGCGAGAATCACTCCGTGATCTGCAGTTCGTGCAAAAAGGCGTTCTGCGAGGAACATATCTCCAAGATATGCGGCATCTGTGGTGAACTGGTATGCGATGAGTGTGCCCATGTCTGTAAAATCTGCGAAAAAGAGGTCGGGAAAGAGCATCTAGTGAAGTGCGACAGTTGTGGATCAGATGTTTGTCCCAATTGTGTTACGATTTCCGGGTTGATCAAGAAGAAAGCGACCTGTAAGAAGTGCAAATGA
- a CDS encoding nuclease-related domain-containing protein gives MRGKKLATLEEIQYFYVHHDEILKETPAIVAMEQEEIIFNLTHDESRLTFQLQEAIIQKTAEVDTGIHELDQKSSSENGFITRVGYRLRYWIAVALRDHHIHGPCSGLSRELSAVSNRKHHHINNKQFLIHQECLNITHSYEFLKANESFIVGAEAEEKVIRVLLQLPDDFHVLNDVNLRFNRAIYWRKKNEYIRTCQIDHIVAGPTGIFLLETKNWKTSDLEQKSGKILHQVKRANLALWYYTKDYYFGKADQPKIRGVVVSMRGARTCRKLDQYTDVISPNEISSYVLNRPEILSEESVNKFVRIISRA, from the coding sequence ATGCGGGGAAAGAAGCTCGCGACGCTGGAAGAGATCCAGTACTTCTATGTCCATCATGATGAGATCCTCAAAGAAACCCCGGCAATCGTTGCCATGGAACAGGAAGAAATCATCTTCAATCTCACCCATGATGAGTCAAGATTGACGTTTCAGTTACAGGAAGCGATTATTCAGAAGACTGCTGAAGTAGATACCGGCATTCACGAACTGGACCAGAAAAGTTCATCTGAAAACGGTTTTATCACACGCGTGGGTTACCGGTTGCGGTACTGGATTGCCGTTGCGTTGAGGGATCACCATATTCATGGACCCTGCTCCGGGCTCTCCCGCGAATTATCTGCCGTCAGCAACCGGAAACATCATCACATCAATAACAAACAATTTCTTATTCACCAGGAGTGTCTCAACATAACACACTCGTATGAGTTCCTGAAAGCAAATGAATCTTTTATTGTCGGTGCAGAAGCCGAAGAAAAAGTAATCCGTGTTCTTTTGCAACTACCGGACGATTTCCACGTTCTGAACGATGTCAACCTCCGGTTCAACCGGGCTATCTACTGGCGAAAAAAGAACGAGTATATCAGAACATGTCAGATCGATCACATTGTCGCAGGCCCCACCGGCATTTTTCTGCTGGAAACAAAAAACTGGAAGACGTCCGATCTTGAACAGAAATCCGGGAAAATACTTCATCAGGTAAAGCGTGCGAACCTGGCATTGTGGTATTACACCAAGGATTATTATTTTGGAAAAGCGGACCAGCCAAAAATCCGCGGGGTTGTCGTATCCATGAGAGGAGCGCGAACCTGCCGAAAACTGGATCAATATACCGATGTGATCTCACCAAATGAGATATCCAGCTATGTCCTGAACCGCCCGGAAATTTTGTCAGAGGAGTCTGTCAATAAATTTGTTAGAATAATTTCCCGGGCTTGA